A portion of the Glycine max cultivar Williams 82 chromosome 10, Glycine_max_v4.0, whole genome shotgun sequence genome contains these proteins:
- the LOC100802882 gene encoding cytokinin hydroxylase yields the protein MEFLGLTGVLVAFLAALCLFLLLILTFSWWVFPNQTLKKLKKCGLGGPIPTFPLGNIKEMKRKNNIQSYAVSSNLTHDIHSYVFPYFSSWQKSHGKVFVYWLGTEPFLYVAEPEFLKKMSTVVMAKKWGKPSVFRTDRDPMFGSGLVMVEGNDWVRHRHIVAPAFNPINLKDMANMMVDSTNQMIERWFSQINSIGNSEIDIEREIIATAGEIIARTSFGMKDDNARDVFDKLRALQMTLFKTNRYVGVPFGKYFNVKKTLEAKKLGKEINELLLSIIETRKNSPKKNSQQDLLGLLLQENNNQVDGRSGKTLSTQEVVDECKTFFFGGHETTALAITWTLLLLAMHEDWQNQLRDEIRQVVENTEELDISILAGLKKMKWVMNEVLRLYPPAPNVQRQAREDIKVDDITVPNGTNLWIDVVAMHHDPEVWGNDANEFRPERFMDDVNGGCSHKMGYLPFGFGGRMCVGRNLTFMEYKIVLTLLLSRFTFKLSPGYNHSPSIMLSLRPSHGLPLIVQPL from the exons atggagTTTCTAGGGCTAACTGGGGTTCTTGTTGCCTTCTTGGCAGCACTTTGCCTCTTCTTGCTTTTGATATTAACATTTTCTTGGTGGGTTTTCCCTAACCAAACACTTAAGAAGCTTAAGAAATGTGGTTTGGGAGGGCCAATCCCAACTTTTCCCCTTGGAAACAttaaagagatgaaaagaaagaataacaTTCAATCTTATGCTGTATCCTCAAATCTAACACATGATATACACTCTTATGTTTTCCCCTACTTCTCTAGCTGGCAGAAATCACATG GTAAGGTTTTCGTGTACTGGTTGGGGACGGAGCCATTTCTGTACGTTGCTGAGCCAGAGTTCTTGAAGAAAATGTCCACAGTGGTAATGGCTAAGAAATGGGGAAAACCAAGTGTGtttagaactgacagagaccccaTGTTTGGGAGTGGTTTGGTTATGGTTGAGGGTAACGATTGGGTTCGTCACAGGCACATTGTTGCCCCAGCGTTCAATCCAATTAACTTGAAG GACATGGCAAACATGATGGTTGATTCCACGAATCAAATGATAGAAAGATGGTTTAGCCAAATAAACTCAATTGGCAACTCCGAAATCGACATCGAAAGAGAGATTATAGCAACCGCTGGAGAGATCATAGCAAGAACAAGTTTTGGCATGAAAGATGACAATGCAAGAGATGTTTTCGACAAATTACGTGCCTTGCAAATGACTCTCTTTAAGACTAATCGTTATGTAGGTGTTCCCTTTGGAAAATATTTCAATGTCAAGAAAACCTTAGAGGCCAAGAAACTTGGGAAAGAAATCAATGAGCTCTTGTTGTCCATCATAGAAACTCGGAAGAATTCACCGAAGAAAAATTCTCAACAAGATTTGTTAGGTTTATTGcttcaagaaaataataatcagGTTGATGGCCGGTCAGGGAAGACATTATCAACGCAAGAAGTGGTTGATGAATGCAAAACCTTCTTCTTTGGGGGCCATGAAACCACAGCACTTGCCATCACATGGACTTTGTTGCTTCTAGCCATGCATGAAGATTGGCAAAACCAGTTGAGAGATGAGATAAGACAAGTGGTGGAGAACACCGAAGAACTTGATATTTCCATACTTGCTGGTTTAAAAAAG ATGAAATGGGTCATGAATGAAGTTCTAAGACTATACCCACCAGCACCAAATGTTCAGAGGCAAGCAAGAGAAGACATTAAAGTTGATGATATAACAGTGCCTAATGGGACCAACTTGTGGATCGATGTGGTAGCTATGCACCATGACCCCGAAGTATGGGGAAACGATGCAAATGAGTTCAGACCAGAGAGGTTCATGGATGATGTGAATGGTGGGTGCAGCCACAAGATGGGGTACTTGCCTTTTGGATTTGGAGGGAGAATGTGTGTAGGAAGGAATTTGACCTTTATGGAGTACAAGATTGTGTTAACCCTACTTCTCTCTAGGTTTACTTTTAAGCTTTCACCAGGTTACAATCATTCACCTTCTATTATGCTCTCCCTAAGGCCAAGTCATGGACTTCCACTCATAGTTCAGCCCCTTTAG